Genomic DNA from Hordeum vulgare subsp. vulgare chromosome 2H, MorexV3_pseudomolecules_assembly, whole genome shotgun sequence:
tacatgagcgtgagccatggttttagcactataagtggtgtagagtgtggtggaggttgcaagacaaaaaaggagaagatggtcacattaactaggcatatcaatgagttgtggagatgctcatcaatagatatcaatgtgaatgagtagggattgccatacaaatgatgcactagagctaagagtaagggaaaagctcttaaagaaaactagtgggtgtgcatccaacttgcttgctcacgaagacctaaggcaattttgaggaagcctatcattggaatatacaagccaagttatataatgaaaatttcccactagctatatggtggtaacaaaacgagagactctcaatcatgaagatcatggtgcttaatatgcacaagtgtggaaaagtggtaacattgtcccttctctctttttctctcattttttatatatatttttggtgggctctttggcctctttttttatctttttattttattttggtgggattctttggcctcttttatttcctcgcatgggacaatgctccattaatgatgatcatcacactttcaactcaaaacttagagcaacaaggactctatatggaatgccttcggtagtgtatcgtgacaatgatctagcatggcatagacattaatggaaacatcatgctagctatcttatcatcatgcaatggcaatgtagatgtgatggcacgtgtcatggtggtagttgcatggcaatatatctcggaatgactttgaaaaagccatagtaggtaggtatggtggctgttttgagggaggctaatggtgggttttgtgcatcggcgaaggttgcacggcactaagaagatagtgatgatgaaaggtgaaagtgcatctaaaccatggactcaacattaatcatgaagaactcatatacttgttgcaaaagttttattagtaatcgaaacaaagcattcaacccatactcttaggggaagggttggtaggtataaaccatcgcgtgatcccgaccgccgcgtaaaggatgacaattaatagactaatcatgctcagatttcatcacatagcggttcaccatacgtgcatgctacgggaatcactaacttcaacacaagtatttctagatccacaacaccttactagcataacttcaatattaccacaaccatatctcaaaactaattgagaggaatcaaacttctgtaactattcaatggacatgaaggtggaagttttcgtatccctttggataactaccccttttgagactactttcaaagcatagatcaactaccaagacaggcaccgctgtgctctaaaagatataagtgaagcacatagagcaaaagtatctagcctaaaagatataagtgaagcacatgtgagctgaattgtctaccaaaagatataagtgaagctcgacaaaatcacggtgtgtgcatgtctctctctaggtgtgcagcaaggatgattgtgacacaacaaaaataaaagactcctacgatacaagacgcttgatcgtgcaatctctggcgttagctagacgaatgcttatgtcaacgaaccttctcctgcaacggcaccaaaagaatgctgatagcactccctggtaatgaaactagaagaatgttgttgacggcccaccaacgcgtgggttcgcagcagttttcgagggtagagtattcgacccaaatttgtagatcgcctaaaggaggtgagagaatactctcgagtattagcagctgaatttgtcggattcaaccacacctgaaagattagtatttgcaagcacagtagtaacagcaaagtagtatggtaaCAACGCTGTCCGTgaggatctgttgacggcacactattcctaacaattgtatcaatggcgccttcgttgccgcatcgacggaagttgtcaattcccgtcaacggtaggtgaaccaacagtgtagcaggtagcagcagtgtaacgagcaatagcaatggcaaggaacagcagtagtgacagcagtagcaagtagcaacagtagcaagcgacagtagtaacagcagcagagcaagacaagtaacaacagtagcaatagtagtagcagcagagcaaaacaagtaacagcagtagtagcagcagagcaagacaagtaacagcaatagccaacagtagtagcagcagagcaagacaagtaacagcagtaccaacagtaggacaaactcgtaggcaatgggtcggtgatttgtttggatgatattcatcatgcaacagctataacacggagacactacaggaatcagctattTTGACGACATGtataatctttgccgtcagcaaatcatcggggcagacggcaaacaggaagtttgccgtcatgggcagacggcaaagcgataCTATCGCCAAAAATCACGAAAATCAGACGGCAAAAAAAACCACACGGCAAAAAATAATTATGCCGTCAACTATATTGGCAGATGATGGCAAAGAGACGATTTTTTCCGTCTACTTACGCTACAGATGACGGCAAAATAGATATCCACAACTGCGTCTAACCGGTCTAAACGGCACGCAGTTTTGTCGTCTTGAATTagcaagggcagacggcaaaacatAACGTTGCCGTGAGGTATGGGTACAGAAGACGGCAAAAAACCCAAGTGGCGCACTGGATAAAAAAACGCACCGGCTAAAAAAAACAAAGCCCTCCCTCTCGCGACTTGCTCCTCTGGTGAAAACAATATCTAGGGTTCCCtcaccggccgccgccgccacagGTGCCACACACGCCGCCAAGGTCCCGCAGCGGCAGCTCTTCATCGACGGTGAGTGGTGCGCGCCCGCGctcggccgccgcctccccgtcatCAACCCGGCCACCGAGGTCTCCATAGGTCCGCCCCTCTCTCTATCTCTGCTTTCCGTTCGCCCGTCTCGTTGGCTGCCCTGCTCATCACTAGGTTTCGACAGGCGAGATCCCGGCGGCCACCTCGGAGGACGTGGACGCCGCGATGGCGGCCGCGCGGGCCGCCCTCAAGAGGAACCACGGCCACGACTGGTCCCGCGCCCCCGGCGCCGTCCGGGCCAAGTACCTCCGTGGAATCGCCGCCAACGTACTCTGCCGCTTCCTCCATAGGCGGTCTATGTGTGTGTGTTGATGGACCAGTTCTCAGCAGGGAACGCCAGCACCAGGTGGAGCAACTCCTCAAGGTACCGTACCAACTCAACTCACATGACAGCCTACATGTGAATGTTGTGCACACATCATCACACATACCCCTCCATCGTTTGTTGTTTCACGCCTTTTGATCTGCTTTTACACATATCTGTGTTAGTAGAGTACTAGGTAGTACATGCAGATAAGAACGTTAAGTACTGTGTTTGGTTTAGGTTTTGTTGTGCTTAGTTGCTCCCTTAATCTTTACTCCTTTAAAAAAGCCAGTTCATGTTGATGGTCCGTCTGCCTTGTGTGGCAGACTGTTAATTAATTTCCTTGAGCAGATCCCAATTGCCGAATGGCTACCAAATTATCACTGACTATTTTCTATAGCTGAGCAATTGTTTCAGTTTCTGTTGTAGATTCGGTAAAGAGAGGCGTCGTGTCTTCCCAAGGCTTGCTGTAAAAATGTAAGCTCCTTTGGAGCATTAGTCTCCATAGAGAAATTTCTTTTAGGTGTACTATGTGTCTTCATTCGCCTTCTTTTTCAAGTTATTTTTTCTGTTCACAGAAACATGACTTAAAGCAACATGGCATAGTTATATATCTTTTAAGAATATGAGGATTGTGAATTTCAAAGATTTTTTAATACAAATAAATATCAGCTGAAGTGAAACATATGATTTGTTATGCTGAATGCTCACATGTTTGATTTAACTAATGATCTGCGGTTCATGGTTGTAGTAGAATGTATCAACACGAGACATGAATCTTGGATTCTAATTTTTTTCATCAATGTTTGGGCTTCCTGCACTTTTTTTATACTGGACGCAACACATAAATTCaagtctttcctgcttgttttcgTGTTGAAGAAATGAGACTTTTTCTATGCTTGATGTGTTCTAGAGAATATGATTCATCTCCCTTAACATATCACAGTCTGCGGTGTTTGATTTTTGAAGAAGGGATTTTTTGTACTAATAGATATGAGTTGTGGTGAAACCTATTACTTCTAATGCTTAAAAAATTGATTTAAATAATCCTATCATATATTTGATATAAGAGCCTATCATGCATTTGATATAAAGAGCCTATCATATATTTGAGGCTTTTACATTGCTAACTTTCTAACTTCTCGTAGACGAAGATTCATTTGCAACGTTATCTTATACGGGAACAACTATACAACCATATTATGGTTGCTACGACCCCCTCTCATACCCCCTTTTCTTTCCTAGAGGGGGACTTGGTTGGCATCCAAAGATCCCAAACGTTGGTGTATCCTTGCATGCGGCATTACAGTCTAATGAAAATGAAGATGACGAATCTGGTTAGTCTTTTGCTATAATTTTGTGTTTTCCCTTAGATCCATACTTGTGATAGCCTAACTTTTCCTCTTCGCTTTTATGTAGAAATGAGTGCTCGATTGTGCGTCTCTATTAGATAGTACTACTGTTATAGGTTACAAACACGCCCTGCGATATTCAACTCAATATTACATGGCAAGCGTCTATTTCAGCAGTTTACGGTCGATATGTATATCAAGGTCAAGGGCACTAGACTAGATTTGGGTGTACGTGTCGTTAAAAATCTGTTCGGTGCTTTTATAATTGTTGATGTAACTGAAACTGAGTTTCACCTACAACGTGAAATCTTATGGTGGTGTAATGCCAACACAACTTCACATGAGAAATCAAATTGGTGTGTTTTCTAGGCAAATGATAAATGTAACTTCGATGCATGATGCATTTGAAAATAGTTGCCCAGATGCATATAACTCTGTTATTCTTTTACGTGTCTAAAGCCTAACCATATCTTGACAAAAAGATGCAGTACTACATTTGATTTATACTTTTGTTATTCCATTTCATTTTATGTGATTTCGTAGCATAGCACGGGCATCTTACTAGTCCCAAAGAAACACCACCAAACAAACTTTTGTTTGGAACATGGATTGACACATGAAAAAGGTTTTGAATATTTAGCCAGGCTAACATATGTACCGGTAGATCATCTGATGATGGCTAAAGCTTAAAAGAATGTTTTGGGGGGCACATACACACCTGGATGGGAAGGTACACGCAGGGCTGCCCTCCCTACTAGTACATCTATGGGCGGCCAATGTTGTGTCACGGAAACGACCAAAAGATCACAACCCCCAAGACCTCCATTGACCTGAGCAGACAACAACTTCTGCTGTGTGCATGTTTGGTCTATGTGAAACTAAGATatgaaaatattactacatttatTCATAATTTTATACATGtatttatatataaatatataaagATGTTGCGTGAGTTTTTTTTGGGCAGGTTCTTGGGTTTTGTCCAAACCAAATGGGAGCCATTGTCAGCAACAGTCACATTTCAATTGTATTGTGTGTATGTATATGAAAAACGCATCATACTAGTTCATGATCCGAAATATATAGGTAGGAAGGTGTGGAAGATAGTGACAAAAGATAACAATTAATATTAAGTAAACTGGTGTGAAGTGAACCATTATATTAATTTTGAAATACAAGAATGTAATTATTCATCTTGATTGAATTATCTTCCACCAAAGTCAAAAAGCACAGTGAAATAGTCGGCTGCAGAAATTTTGATCAAAACTGTCCCACTAAAATCAGCAAAACGAGAAAATGGCATAAATCAATATATAGAAGTGCAATTTTGACGAAGACTATTTCCTAAAACATCGCAACATGTCTCATCCCTTGTGCGTGCTACTTTGCTTGTCCTCACCCTCTCGACCCTCCCCTTGCTCATTCGCCATCCATTTTATTTAGAACGTAGATGGGGGGGCAAAGCACCTAAGCTCCAAGTGAGCTCCTGCTCCACCCTCAAGGTGCCTTCATGTACTGTTTTTATTTTTAGTCTCAACGTTTGGCATAGATTTATAATACGAAAAATGTCAAACTACTTTTCTTCATAGTCTTTGTTCATCAATCACATTTATGGATCCAAATTCATTCAACAGGTTTGCCGCAGTGAGCGCCCAGGGATTACCTTGCGTCGACGTGGGCATTACCAGCGAGCGCCCAGGGATTCCCTCTTGAAGAGTGTAATGGTGTGCCGCAGTAGTACACTCTGTGTATGTACCCCAGAAAGTGATTCAAAAAATAGCAATTAAGAACCGCATGGAGGAAATATGTGCCGTGTTTAGTCATCTATAAGACCTGCTGTCTATATGGATGATAGTCTTTTTATACTAGATGAGTAAATGTAATTAAATTTGCTTTTGATCTTAAATTTGTAAAACCTCGTACTTTTTTACATGTAAGTTACTTTTTGATGCATTTGATATCCTTTTACTTCAGATGATTGATCGGAAATCTGATCTGGCTAGGCTAGAGGCACTTGATTGCGGGAAGCCTCTTGATGAGCTAGTACCAAAATTGCAATGTTGAGAGTGTAAATAAAAAAATACAGTATAAAAAGTAAAATCTTATATGCAATGCTCTCACCATGTGCAAGCTAGTCGTTGCTCCATTTTCTATGAATGCATTTGTCATGTACAGTTTAAATTCGTTACATATAGAACATAGTattactctttctcaagaaaagtaccattgatGTGTATGTATGTTTCTCTAGACAACAGGTTTCAAGAGTTGCTACGACGAGGGCAAGCGTACAACTGAAACCTTGACCATGGACTACCACCGTGGTGCCAACCTTGAAGTATTTTGTCATTTGTGTTATACTAATATATtgttgcaagcactaaaatttccATTCCATCTGTATAAAAATAGGTCTGTATGTGTAGTGATTGGTGTATTTTGTTGTGTTCACTATTTAGGTTAGGATTGCTCGGATCTGTAACACCTATGGCccacgcatgtgcattgactatggTCGTGTTGTCAGCAACTTTATTGCTCAGGTAAACACACAGCGCTGTTGCTCTGCTAGTTAAAAAACCGCAAGTTTCTTTTCATTTCTGAACTAACACCTGAATGCTCTATGTTAATATAATGGCAGGCGCTAAGGAAGGAGCCTTTGACGGTTTACGGCGATGGCAAGCAGACCAGGAGTTTCCAATATGTTTCTGATTTGGTAGGTCATCTCTAACCACCAGTGAACAATAATTATAGCTATGCTATCTGGAATGCGCTTTCTAAAATAGCACTCTTCCAGGTTGAGGGGTTGATCAGGCTGATGGAAGGTGATCACATTGGGCCATTCAACTTGGGAAACCCCGGTAAGTTCACCATGCTGGAACTGGCCAAGGTTGTCCAGGACACCATCGACCATGATGGTGAGTTCAATAACactattatgatgatggtgtgctAAGCAGAGGATGTGAAACATTTAGACCGCTGAGACCTTTTTTGGTCTTTGATGTATCTAAAATCGAGCTTTTTAAAACTGATGCTAGGCATGCCATCACTGTATATATATTGTTGTAGAGATGCTTGAGGTGGtttactacaggaatcagctattTTGATGACATGTATAATTATTGTGTACCACATGGACCTGGTGGGGTGGATCCAAAATATCCTCTCTCGGCTTATGTTACATGTACATTACTACATCTGGGAGCCAATCATCAGTGGGTGAGAGTGAGGGAGACAACAGACAACAAATGGGGCagtatttctttctcttttctgtcTTTAACTGTATATTACATGtacatttatatttattttttatatatacttGTCGTGTCTCCGATGGGCTGTTTTTGGAAAAAGCCGTATCCCGTGTCCCCGTATGCGTGTCGCCGTGTCCGTGTCGCCGTGTCGGTGCTTTTTAGGCTAATACCATCTATGTTTATATGCACTATATCTGTGTGATACTTCCATAAAAAGTATATGGTGTTACACCACCAAGAAAGTATATGAGGGAAGTTGTTTCCCTTTGTGCAACATTCTTTATGTTTGTGGTTATGTTTTCTATCCCACTTTTTCAGTAAAATATTTATGctatcaaatccatttttgacatGCAACTATAATCTGTGCTGGCAGGTTTCATAGTCTATTCTTGCTTGGCGGTAGCTCTTGCACTTGTTTTAATGTTCTGGGTTGTTCACCATACCGAGCAAAGAAAAATGCATATACATGTTCAAAATCAATGTCATAACACGGTGCATAGCACAAAATAAGATTTGTGAGTCTCCCTGCTTGAAAATTTTCTATGTGTTCCTCAAATTTTATTGTGTGTCAAGAACTGGATAACctttatttattgtgtgccaaaatctgacatatgtgcatgacttcatcttgtaggttgtcatacggatgttctttgactacgatattgacatgaagacatttatcgtaatgccaaattttatgtagtaatgccaaatattatgaatggattatatatatgatgttttatatatgatgtatatatatgtagtaatgccaaatattatgacatggattatggatgttatatctatgatgtatggattatggatgtgttatattctgtatggattaaggatgttatatatatgatgtatggattatggatgttatatatatgatgtatggattatgttttatatatatatatatatatatatatatatatgctgtatgAATTATGTCTATTTATGCTCTTTGCTGTCATGTTCATGACAGCAAACAAAAtgtcatattttgctgtcatgtacacgCTAGGAAGACGACAAACAAtagaccatattttgctgtcatgtacgggGTGAGGAAGATGGCAAAAATAGACCATATTTTGTTGTCATATATaggttaggaagacggcaaaaaaatgccatattttgctgtcatgtacggggtgaggaagacggcaaaaaaggctaacgtcgtccgttagctaggccgttccgtcttctgaccatttttttgccgtctatcaAAGTAGCTGACGGGAACATAATTCCACTGACGGCaaaaattttgccgtctgctgtcccggccgctgacggcaaagacgccctttgcgggcacatggtctgacgacattatttgccgtcatgggctggcggcaaaaattttgccgactgtaattcgctctttgccgtctgtagcgtcctgacggcaaaatgctcgattcctgtagtgagagataagtggctagctcccgttcgtcaatgtgatgtaggcatgaattccgtgtgtcgtcataagtgcttagagaaaagaacttgcatgacatctattgtccatccctcccgtggcagcggggtccaaaaggaaactacgggttattaaggttctcttttcaataaagaaccggaccaacgcattagcacttggtgaacacatgaactcctcaaactatggtcatcaacgggagtggttccggttattgtcactccggggttgccggatcataacacatagtaggtaactacaacttgcaagatcggatctaaaacacacatatattggtgacaacataataatttcagagctgaaatcatgccactcgggccctagtgacaagcattaagcatggaaaagtagtagcaacatcaatcttagaacatagtggatactagggatcaatctccgtcaaaactaactcgattacatgatagatctcatcctactcatcaccgcccagcgagcctacgaatagattactcacgaacgacgaagagcttcatggaattggagagggaagaaggtttacgatgacgatggcgacgatttcccctctctggagcccaagacggactccagatctgccctcgagatgaagaacaggtggtggcggcgcctccgtatcgaaaacgcgacgaaaactactctttttatttttttctgggatgaaaggaaacttatagagctagagttgggggcggcaggtgcctgtggtccccacaagcctgcccaccaccactagggggtggtggcggagcaggggcttgtggcccactggcccaccccctgaggtggaacttggcgcagatatttttgatattttccaaaactgctccccgtaaattttcaggacgtttgggaactttgatttctgcacaaaaataacaccaaggcaattctgctgaaaacaacgtcagtcctggttagttccattcaaatcatgcaaattatagtccaaaacaagggcaaaagagtttggaaaagtagatacattggagacgtatcaactcccccaagcttaaaaccttgcttgtcctcaagcaactcagttgacaaactgagagagaaagaaaaactttgacaaactctgtttgatcttgttgttgcaactatgtctaactcataaccagaatttcagcaagatcacaagttaaccacataagcaaatgacacaaaggtctcacggttaactaatatcaatggcataatcagctaacgagcaaataataatgagtttcaaataccaacacttcaatcaaaacaaacatgaagcaatatgaatagatggtatcttgctagctctttctgagaccacaaaacataaatgcagagcactttcaaagatcaagggctgactaaacattgtaattcatagcaaggaAGATCcactcatagtcatactcaatatcaatcaaaagcaaagcataaaaatgacagaggtgctctctaattggtgcttatataagaggaggatgactcgacaggaaaataaataaacaggcccttcgcagagggaagcattgatttgcagaggtgccagagctcaagcttttgaaaacagagataataattttgggtggcatgctttcattgtcaacgcaatgaccaagagttctcaatatcttccctgctactcatgctataggcggttcccaaacagaaaagtaaagttttaagtcccccaccaccaatcaatcacactccacggctagccgaatcctcgggtaccgtccatactaacatcaatccgggggagtcatattttacagttatgttttcgatttaagcatggaactgggcatcccaaataccggcccctttctcgtgaatgactgtgaataaacacatgtcgaggataacactcctagcatggaagataccaatagccctctgtcaccacatgagcggttcgggcatgcaaaacagattatttcttgaaggtttagagaatggcacatgcaaatttacttggaacgacgggtagataccgcaaataggtaggtatggtggactctcatggaaaaacttttgggtttatggaagtggatgcacaagcagtattccctcttagtacaagtgaaggctagcaaaagactgggaagcgaccaactagagagcgacaacagttatcaagatgcaatg
This window encodes:
- the LOC123431387 gene encoding UDP-glucuronic acid decarboxylase 2-like, with translation MDYHRGANLEVRIARICNTYGPRMCIDYGRVVSNFIAQALRKEPLTVYGDGKQTRSFQYVSDLVEGLIRLMEGDHIGPFNLGNPGKFTMLELAKVVQDTIDHDEDVKHLDR